Proteins encoded together in one Microbacterium sp. ABRD28 window:
- a CDS encoding metalloregulator ArsR/SmtB family transcription factor, with translation MSHDSRTTVDPQDGYVDVAAEIFRLLSDPTRIRVILALQEGERSVTQLAEVVGKSPTVVSQHLAKMRLGRLVRARRDGTTMFYSLIDEHVRRLVTEAVFQAEHTVDDDPRHHRG, from the coding sequence CGACTCCCGCACGACCGTCGATCCGCAGGACGGGTATGTGGATGTCGCCGCCGAGATCTTCCGGCTCCTGTCCGATCCCACGCGCATCCGCGTCATCCTCGCGCTCCAGGAGGGCGAGCGCTCGGTGACCCAGCTCGCGGAGGTCGTCGGCAAATCCCCGACCGTCGTCTCGCAGCACCTCGCCAAGATGCGCCTCGGGCGCCTGGTGCGCGCCCGGCGCGATGGCACCACGATGTTCTACAGCCTGATCGACGAGCACGTGCGCCGACTCGTCACCGAAGCGGTGTTCCAGGCCGAGCACACGGTCGACGACGACCCGCGGCATCAC